Genomic window (Candidatus Hydrogenedentota bacterium):
TTACGTCCGGCAGTCCCCGGCATTGGGGTTCGCGGAAGTGCGCGCCCAGTACTTCACGTTGATCGAGGACTCCTACCTCGAGCCTACAGACAACGGGTTTGGCACGCGCCTCACCGACTTCTTCGACGCCCTGAACGATTTCGCCAACAACGTCGAGTCGGCATCGGTCCGCGAAGCTTTTCTGACGGAAGCCTCGTCGGTCGCCTCAAGTTTGAACGACTTGATCTCACGGTTCGACCAGCTACGCACAAACGCCAACGAAGAAGTGAAAAACCTTGTACCGGAAGTGAACTCTCTGGCCACGCAAATTGCCGCGCTAAACGTGCAAATCCGCGACACCGAAGGGTTTGGCCAGCCCGCCAACGACCTGCGAGACGAGCGGCAGGTTCTCCTGGATGAACTTTCGCGCCTCATCAATATCACCACGCGCGAAGACTCAAGCGGCCAGATTAACGTCATTATTGGCAGTCAAATCCTCGTAGATACCAAAGGCGCGCGCGAGGTGATTGCATTTCGCAATGCCGGCCTCGATCCGGAACGTCAAGATTTGGTCGAACTTCGGTTTGCCGATGACAATTCCCTCGTCGAAGTGCGTGATGGTGAAATCTACGGCGCCATCACCATTCGTGATCAAGTTCTCGTTGAACAGGATGCCCAGATCGACGAATTGGCCGCAGCATTGATTTACCAAATCAATCGCATTCACAGTCAAGGAAACGGCATCGAGAACCTATCTGGGACTTTATCGAGCACCAACCTCGTGTCTGCTGCCACCGACCCGCTGGTATCCGCGGGGCTTCCGTTCACGCTGACACCAGGCACTTTCGACGTAATCGTGTATGACGGCGCTGGGACGCCGACAACCACGACGATCACCATTACGAATGCAAGCACTCTCAACAGCCTCGCCGCAGACCTGAACGCCATCCCCAACTTCTCGGCATCGGTTTCCGGCGAAACGCTGAGCTTGGGCACAACGTCTCCGTACACGTTCTCGTTTGCCAACGACACGTCCGGGGCATTGGCCGCTTTGGGCGTCAATGGGCTGTTCACGGGAACCGACGCGCGGTCTATCGCCGTCAGTCAGGATATCCTCGACAACCCGAACTGGCTCACCTCGGCGTACAGTTCCGATGTGCTCAATACCGGCGACAACTCCGCCGCCCTCGACATGGCCAACCTGCGCACGGCCCTTGTGCTGGACTCTGACTCGTCGACGTTTGACGAGTTCTACCAGTCCATTGTGACCGGATTGGGCGTAGACTCCCGGTCAAATACGCAGCAATTGGACGT
Coding sequences:
- the flgK gene encoding flagellar hook-associated protein FlgK is translated as MGTLFSALDIGRSGLHAAQLQLDTAGHNIANVNRTGYSRQRVELAERSPIFTSEGAIGRGVGIETIARIRDTFLDEAYVRQSPALGFAEVRAQYFTLIEDSYLEPTDNGFGTRLTDFFDALNDFANNVESASVREAFLTEASSVASSLNDLISRFDQLRTNANEEVKNLVPEVNSLATQIAALNVQIRDTEGFGQPANDLRDERQVLLDELSRLINITTREDSSGQINVIIGSQILVDTKGAREVIAFRNAGLDPERQDLVELRFADDNSLVEVRDGEIYGAITIRDQVLVEQDAQIDELAAALIYQINRIHSQGNGIENLSGTLSSTNLVSAATDPLVSAGLPFTLTPGTFDVIVYDGAGTPTTTTITITNASTLNSLAADLNAIPNFSASVSGETLSLGTTSPYTFSFANDTSGALAALGVNGLFTGTDARSIAVSQDILDNPNWLTSAYSSDVLNTGDNSAALDMANLRTALVLDSDSSTFDEFYQSIVTGLGVDSRSNTQQLDVTTQFVNDIDRRRQEVSGVNLDEEVAGLIQYQRAFEAAARVITVADRMLETLLNTAA